One Ranitomeya imitator isolate aRanImi1 chromosome 1, aRanImi1.pri, whole genome shotgun sequence DNA window includes the following coding sequences:
- the F2RL1 gene encoding proteinase-activated receptor 2 — translation MGGCCRLLLFAALLSTSVLTASGNNATKKGRNFVGTPDFASNYTGYTVNEFAQKVLSGGLTKVFLPLIYIIVFIVGLPSNAIALWVFFSRTKKKHPAVIYMANLALADLMFIIWIPLKISYHLNGNNWIYGEAMCKVLVGFFYGNMYCSILFITCLSVQRYWVIVNPISHTRRNTKIAFIVSGVIWLIIILSTIPLYLFEQTVYVTNLQITTCHDVLPLSVLATDMFRYFISLAIGLFFFPLILMTVAYAFMIKTLNDSITDEGIAKKRKRAIMLIITVLVMCVVCFLPSNILLLVNYATIKESHVGNIYASYIAALCLSSLNSCIDPFIYYFVSKDFRENVKNALICRSVRTVERMRISFSSMKYSRKSNTYTSTSSNTKTSDC, via the coding sequence GTAACAATGCTACGAAAAAAGGAAGAAACTTTGTCGGTACTCCAGACTTCGCCAGCAACTACACCGGCTACACAGTGAATGAATTTGCCCAGAAAGTCTTGAGTGGTGGCTTGACGAAGGTCTTCCTCCCCTTAATATACATTATCGTTTTCATTGTTGGATTACCAAGCAATGCCATTGCTTTGTGGGTGTTTTTTTCCCGAACCAAGAAGAAGCACCCAGCAGTGATCTATATGGCCAACTTGGCGCTAGCAGACTTGATGTTCATCATCTGGATTCCTCTCAAGATTTCATACCATCTGAATGGCAACAACTGGATTTATGGAGAAGCCATGTGCAAAGTACTAGTGGGCTTTTTCTATGGGAATATGTACTGCTCGATACTCTTCATCACCTGTCTCAGCGTTCAGAGATATTGGGTCATTGTAAATCCCATCTCCCATACCAGGAGGAATACCAAAATTGCGTTTATTGTATCTGGCGTGATTTGGCTCATAATTATATTAAGCACTATTCCATTATATCTATTCGAACAGACGGTCTATGTCACCAACCTTCAAATCACCACTTGCCATGATGTCTTGCCGCTCAGCGTCCTGGCTACCGATATGTTCAGATACTTCATCTCACTTGCTATTGGGCTCTTTTTCTTCCCCCTTATTCTCATGACAGTGGCTTACGCATTTATGATTAAAACCTTGAATGACTCGATCACAGATGAAGGCATTGCCAAAAAACGAAAGCGAGCCATCATGCTCATAATTACTGTGCTGGTTATGTGCGTGGTGTGTTTTTTGCCCAGTAACATTTTGCTTTTGGTGAACTATGCTACTATAAAAGAAAGCCACGTCGGGAACATATATGCCTCCTACATTGCAGCCCTTTGTCTGTCTTCTCTGAACAGTTGCATCGATCCCTTCATCTATTATTTTGTGTCCAAAGACTTTAGAGAAAATGTGAAGAACGCCTTGATCTGCAGGAGTGTGCGGACTGTGGAGAGAATGCGGATATCATTCAGCTCGATGAAATATTCCAGAAAGAGCAATACATACACCAGCACTTCCAGTAACACAAAGACCAGTGACTGCTGA